A window from Populus trichocarpa isolate Nisqually-1 chromosome 3, P.trichocarpa_v4.1, whole genome shotgun sequence encodes these proteins:
- the LOC18096651 gene encoding mediator of RNA polymerase II transcription subunit 15a isoform X5: MDANNWRLTAPGGEPVMDTGDWRTQLQPDSRQRIVNKIMETLKRHLPFSGQEGLQELKKIAVRFEEKIYTAATNQSDYLRKISLKMLTMETKSQNTIPTGNGNKPLDPGGNNAMQPSMMQTVSGLQQNQPSSVQQSTQPMLQQHPQSVLRQQQQPQQSAGIHQQQTPMMQQPLLPPQQQLMGQQSNTTNMSQNQLIGQQNIVGDLQQQQLGQQNNLQNLQQQQLMAQQNNLSSMHQQQLGPQSNVTGLRQQQLLGAQPASLDSTAEIGHANGADWQEEIYQKIKVMKETYLPEINELYQRIATKLQQHDPLPQQPKSEQLEKLKVFKVMLERLITFLQVSKNNITPNFKEKLGFYEKQIVGFLNPSRYRKPIPNLQQGQPPQPRIQPMQQPQSQVPQLQSHENQLIPQLQSMNTQGSVPQMQQNNMSSLLHNFLSTLSGDSTSQSNMMNPIQPGSNLDSGQGNALSSLQQTPVGSVQQNLVSISQPTKINTLSTQSGGSMLQPNIPLQSNSNMIQHQHLKQQQQQQQQHEQQMLQTQQLKRFQQHQNLMQNQQMQQQQLHQQAPSPMPGDSDKPVSGISSLLNTGNIVHQPSVAQALAPSLAIGTPGISASPLLAEFTSPDGAHGSALTTVSGKSNVTEQSLECLIKAVKSLSPKALSASVGDIGSVVSMIDRIAGSAAGNGSRAAAGEDLVAMTGCHLLSFLSFLFFTCFSQHGNSRE; the protein is encoded by the exons ATGGATGCCAATAATTGGAGGCTCACTGCCCCAGGCGGAGAACCTGTGATGGACACAGGTGATTGGAGAACTCAATTGCAGCCTGACTCACGGCAAAGAATAGTCAATAAAAT AATGGAGACATTAAAGAGGCATCTTCCGTTTTCTGGTCAGGAGGGATTACAAGAACTCAAGAAAATTGCCGTACGGTTTGAGGAAAAGATTTATACTGCCGCCACCAATCAG TCTGATTATCTGCGTAAAATATCTCTGAAGATGCTTACAATGGAGACCAAGTCTCAAAATACCATACCCACTGGCAATGGTAACAAACCCCTGGATCCAGGAGGTAATAATGC TATGCAGCCTTCAATGATGCAAACCGTCTCTGGTCTTCAACAGAACCAACCATCTTCTGTTCAACAGTCAACACAACCAATGCTCCAGCAACATCCACAATCAGTCCTCAGGCAGCAGCAACAACCTCAACAATCTGCTGGTATTCATCAGCAGCAAACACCAATGATGCAGCAGCCACTATTGCCTCCACAACAGCAGCTAATGGGGCAACAATCAAATACCACTAACATGTCGCAAAATCAGTTAATTGGACAGCAAAACATTGTTGGGGacttgcagcagcagcagctaggGCAGCAGAATAACCTTCAAAatctgcagcagcagcagttaATGGCTCAACAAAATAACCTCTCAAGCATGCATCAGCAGCAGTTGGGCCCTCAAAGTAATGTCACTGGTTTACGGCAGCAGCAGTTGCTTGGAGCTCAGCCTG CATCCCTAGATTCTACAGCAGAGATTGGACATGCAAATGGTGCTGATTGGCAAGAGGAGATCTACCAAAAG ATCAAAGTTATGAAGGAAACGTATTTGCCTGAAATAAATGAATTGTACCAGAGAATTGCTACCAAGTTACAGCAG CATGACCCTCTTCCACAACAACCAAAGTCAGAACAGCTTGAAAAGCTGAAGGTATTCAAGGTCATGTTGGAGCGCTTGATAACATTCTTACAGGTCTCTAAAAACAACATCACACCTAATTTCAAGGAGAAATTGGGTTTCTATGAGAAGCAGATTGTAGGTTTTCTAAACCCAAGCAGATACAGGAAGCCTATTCCTAATCTACAGCAAGGACAACCTCCCCAACCTCGTATTCAACCTATGCAGCAACCCCAATCTCAAGTTCCTCAATTGCAGTCCCATGAAAATCAACTGATTCCCCAGTTGCAATCAATGAATACGCAAGGTTCTGTACCACAGATGCAGCAGAACAATATGTCAAGCTTGCTGCATAATTTCCTTTCAACTTTATCTGGGGATTCGACGTCACAATCAAACATGATGAATCCAATACAACCAGGCTCCAATTTAGATTCTGGACAAGGAAATGCACTGAGCTCATTGCAGCAGACACCTGTAGGATCTGTACAACAGAATCTCGTGAGCATTTCCCAACCAACCAAAATTAACACATTGTCAACACAAAGTGGGGGGAGTATGCTGCAGCCAAATATTCCCCTTCAGTCGAATTCCAATATGATTCAACACCAGCATCtaaaacagcagcagcagcagcagcagcagcatgaACAACAGATGCTACAAACACAACAGCTTAAACGATTCCAGCAACACCAGAATTTAATGCAGAATCAACAGATGCAGCAGCAGCAATTACACCAGCAAGCTCCGTCTCCTATGCCAGGAGATTCTGACAAACCAGTTTCTGGTATTTCCTCACTCTTAAATACTGGAAATATTGTACACCAACCATCTGTTGCACAAGCACTGGCTCCATCCCTTGCAATTGGCACTCCTGGGATATCTGCATCACCTTTGCTTGCAGAGTTTACCAGTCCTGATGGTGCTCATGGCAGTGCTTTGACAACTGTTTCTGGCAAGTCAAATGTTACAGAGCAATCACTTGAGTGCTTGATTAAAGCG gtGAAATCTCTGTCTCCCAAAGCACTTAGTGCATCTGTCGGTGACATTGGCTCCGTTGTCAGTATGATTGACAGAATTGCTGGTTCTGCAGCTGGTAATGGATCTAGAGCTGCAGCTGGTGAGGATTTGGTAGCAATGACAGGATGTCATCTTCTTtcgtttttgtcttttttatttttcacgtgTTTCTCACAACATGGGAACTCGAGGGAATAA
- the LOC18096651 gene encoding mediator of RNA polymerase II transcription subunit 15a isoform X3, with protein METLKRHLPFSGQEGLQELKKIAVRFEEKIYTAATNQSDYLRKISLKMLTMETKSQNTIPTGNGNKPLDPGASHSMPPQVHNQGQSLPISLSSNQPQARQQLSQNMQNSMSSNGVQSSAGLQSAMPSVSSLTQTIANTVGQNANMQSISGVSQNPVGNLMGQGIPSNMFVNSQRQMPGRQQVVPPQQQQQSQNPQQYLYQQQIQQQLLKQKLQQGNHPHSLVQSHIHQQQQQQNLLQPNQLQSGLQTSTVMQPSMMQTVSGLQQNQPSSVQQSTQPMLQQHPQSVLRQQQQPQQSAGIHQQQTPMMQQPLLPPQQQLMGQQSNTTNMSQNQLIGQQNIVGDLQQQQLGQQNNLQNLQQQQLMAQQNNLSSMHQQQLGPQSNVTGLRQQQLLGAQPASLDSTAEIGHANGADWQEEIYQKIKVMKETYLPEINELYQRIATKLQQHDPLPQQPKSEQLEKLKVFKVMLERLITFLQVSKNNITPNFKEKLGFYEKQIVGFLNPSRYRKPIPNLQQGQPPQPRIQPMQQPQSQVPQLQSHENQLIPQLQSMNTQGSVPQMQQNNMSSLLHNFLSTLSGDSTSQSNMMNPIQPGSNLDSGQGNALSSLQQTPVGSVQQNLVSISQPTKINTLSTQSGGSMLQPNIPLQSNSNMIQHQHLKQQQQQQQQHEQQMLQTQQLKRFQQHQNLMQNQQMQQQQLHQQAPSPMPGDSDKPVSGISSLLNTGNIVHQPSVAQALAPSLAIGTPGISASPLLAEFTSPDGAHGSALTTVSGKSNVTEQSLECLIKAVKSLSPKALSASVGDIGSVVSMIDRIAGSAAGNGSRAAAGEDLVAMTGCHLLSFLSFLFFTCFSQHGNSRE; from the exons ATGGAGACATTAAAGAGGCATCTTCCGTTTTCTGGTCAGGAGGGATTACAAGAACTCAAGAAAATTGCCGTACGGTTTGAGGAAAAGATTTATACTGCCGCCACCAATCAG TCTGATTATCTGCGTAAAATATCTCTGAAGATGCTTACAATGGAGACCAAGTCTCAAAATACCATACCCACTGGCAATGGTAACAAACCCCTGGATCCAGGAG CATCTCATAGTATGCCGCCTCAAGTTCACAACCAAGGGCAGTCGCTCCCTATCTCATTGTCCAGTAATCAGCCTCAAGCACGTCAGCAGTTATCACAAAACATGCAGAATAGTATGTCATCTAATGGAGTTCAAAGTTCTGCTGGTTTACAATCAGCAATGCCTTCTGTCTCCAGTTTAACCCAGACTATCGCAAACACTGTTGGACAGAATGCTAACATGCAGAGTATCTCTGGTGTTTCACAGAACCCAGTTGGGAATTTAATGGGACAAGGGATTCCCTCCAATATGTTTGTCAATTCTCAGAGACAAATGCCAGGCAGGCAACAGGTTGTTCCTCCACAGCAACAGCAGCAGTCCCAAAATCCTCAGCAGTATCTTTATCAGCAGCAGATACAACAACAGCTTTTAAAGCAGAAGCTTCAACAGGGAAATCATCCACACTCACTTGTGCAATCTCACatccaccagcagcagcagcagcaaaactTGTTACAGCCAAATCAGTTGCAATCTGGTTTGCAAACATCAACTGTTATGCAGCCTTCAATGATGCAAACCGTCTCTGGTCTTCAACAGAACCAACCATCTTCTGTTCAACAGTCAACACAACCAATGCTCCAGCAACATCCACAATCAGTCCTCAGGCAGCAGCAACAACCTCAACAATCTGCTGGTATTCATCAGCAGCAAACACCAATGATGCAGCAGCCACTATTGCCTCCACAACAGCAGCTAATGGGGCAACAATCAAATACCACTAACATGTCGCAAAATCAGTTAATTGGACAGCAAAACATTGTTGGGGacttgcagcagcagcagctaggGCAGCAGAATAACCTTCAAAatctgcagcagcagcagttaATGGCTCAACAAAATAACCTCTCAAGCATGCATCAGCAGCAGTTGGGCCCTCAAAGTAATGTCACTGGTTTACGGCAGCAGCAGTTGCTTGGAGCTCAGCCTG CATCCCTAGATTCTACAGCAGAGATTGGACATGCAAATGGTGCTGATTGGCAAGAGGAGATCTACCAAAAG ATCAAAGTTATGAAGGAAACGTATTTGCCTGAAATAAATGAATTGTACCAGAGAATTGCTACCAAGTTACAGCAG CATGACCCTCTTCCACAACAACCAAAGTCAGAACAGCTTGAAAAGCTGAAGGTATTCAAGGTCATGTTGGAGCGCTTGATAACATTCTTACAGGTCTCTAAAAACAACATCACACCTAATTTCAAGGAGAAATTGGGTTTCTATGAGAAGCAGATTGTAGGTTTTCTAAACCCAAGCAGATACAGGAAGCCTATTCCTAATCTACAGCAAGGACAACCTCCCCAACCTCGTATTCAACCTATGCAGCAACCCCAATCTCAAGTTCCTCAATTGCAGTCCCATGAAAATCAACTGATTCCCCAGTTGCAATCAATGAATACGCAAGGTTCTGTACCACAGATGCAGCAGAACAATATGTCAAGCTTGCTGCATAATTTCCTTTCAACTTTATCTGGGGATTCGACGTCACAATCAAACATGATGAATCCAATACAACCAGGCTCCAATTTAGATTCTGGACAAGGAAATGCACTGAGCTCATTGCAGCAGACACCTGTAGGATCTGTACAACAGAATCTCGTGAGCATTTCCCAACCAACCAAAATTAACACATTGTCAACACAAAGTGGGGGGAGTATGCTGCAGCCAAATATTCCCCTTCAGTCGAATTCCAATATGATTCAACACCAGCATCtaaaacagcagcagcagcagcagcagcagcatgaACAACAGATGCTACAAACACAACAGCTTAAACGATTCCAGCAACACCAGAATTTAATGCAGAATCAACAGATGCAGCAGCAGCAATTACACCAGCAAGCTCCGTCTCCTATGCCAGGAGATTCTGACAAACCAGTTTCTGGTATTTCCTCACTCTTAAATACTGGAAATATTGTACACCAACCATCTGTTGCACAAGCACTGGCTCCATCCCTTGCAATTGGCACTCCTGGGATATCTGCATCACCTTTGCTTGCAGAGTTTACCAGTCCTGATGGTGCTCATGGCAGTGCTTTGACAACTGTTTCTGGCAAGTCAAATGTTACAGAGCAATCACTTGAGTGCTTGATTAAAGCG gtGAAATCTCTGTCTCCCAAAGCACTTAGTGCATCTGTCGGTGACATTGGCTCCGTTGTCAGTATGATTGACAGAATTGCTGGTTCTGCAGCTGGTAATGGATCTAGAGCTGCAGCTGGTGAGGATTTGGTAGCAATGACAGGATGTCATCTTCTTtcgtttttgtcttttttatttttcacgtgTTTCTCACAACATGGGAACTCGAGGGAATAA
- the LOC18096651 gene encoding mediator of RNA polymerase II transcription subunit 15a isoform X1 — MDANNWRLTAPGGEPVMDTGDWRTQLQPDSRQRIVNKIMETLKRHLPFSGQEGLQELKKIAVRFEEKIYTAATNQSDYLRKISLKMLTMETKSQNTIPTGNGNKPLDPGASHSMPPQVHNQGQSLPISLSSNQPQARQQLSQNMQNSMSSNGVQSSAGLQSAMPSVSSLTQTIANTVGQNANMQSISGVSQNPVGNLMGQGIPSNMFVNSQRQMPGRQQVVPPQQQQQSQNPQQYLYQQQIQQQLLKQKLQQGNHPHSLVQSHIHQQQQQQNLLQPNQLQSGLQTSTVMQPSMMQTVSGLQQNQPSSVQQSTQPMLQQHPQSVLRQQQQPQQSAGIHQQQTPMMQQPLLPPQQQLMGQQSNTTNMSQNQLIGQQNIVGDLQQQQLGQQNNLQNLQQQQLMAQQNNLSSMHQQQLGPQSNVTGLRQQQLLGAQPASLDSTAEIGHANGADWQEEIYQKIKVMKETYLPEINELYQRIATKLQQHDPLPQQPKSEQLEKLKVFKVMLERLITFLQVSKNNITPNFKEKLGFYEKQIVGFLNPSRYRKPIPNLQQGQPPQPRIQPMQQPQSQVPQLQSHENQLIPQLQSMNTQGSVPQMQQNNMSSLLHNFLSTLSGDSTSQSNMMNPIQPGSNLDSGQGNALSSLQQTPVGSVQQNLVSISQPTKINTLSTQSGGSMLQPNIPLQSNSNMIQHQHLKQQQQQQQQHEQQMLQTQQLKRFQQHQNLMQNQQMQQQQLHQQAPSPMPGDSDKPVSGISSLLNTGNIVHQPSVAQALAPSLAIGTPGISASPLLAEFTSPDGAHGSALTTVSGKSNVTEQSLECLIKAVKSLSPKALSASVGDIGSVVSMIDRIAGSAAGNGSRAAAGEDLVAMTGCHLLSFLSFLFFTCFSQHGNSRE, encoded by the exons ATGGATGCCAATAATTGGAGGCTCACTGCCCCAGGCGGAGAACCTGTGATGGACACAGGTGATTGGAGAACTCAATTGCAGCCTGACTCACGGCAAAGAATAGTCAATAAAAT AATGGAGACATTAAAGAGGCATCTTCCGTTTTCTGGTCAGGAGGGATTACAAGAACTCAAGAAAATTGCCGTACGGTTTGAGGAAAAGATTTATACTGCCGCCACCAATCAG TCTGATTATCTGCGTAAAATATCTCTGAAGATGCTTACAATGGAGACCAAGTCTCAAAATACCATACCCACTGGCAATGGTAACAAACCCCTGGATCCAGGAG CATCTCATAGTATGCCGCCTCAAGTTCACAACCAAGGGCAGTCGCTCCCTATCTCATTGTCCAGTAATCAGCCTCAAGCACGTCAGCAGTTATCACAAAACATGCAGAATAGTATGTCATCTAATGGAGTTCAAAGTTCTGCTGGTTTACAATCAGCAATGCCTTCTGTCTCCAGTTTAACCCAGACTATCGCAAACACTGTTGGACAGAATGCTAACATGCAGAGTATCTCTGGTGTTTCACAGAACCCAGTTGGGAATTTAATGGGACAAGGGATTCCCTCCAATATGTTTGTCAATTCTCAGAGACAAATGCCAGGCAGGCAACAGGTTGTTCCTCCACAGCAACAGCAGCAGTCCCAAAATCCTCAGCAGTATCTTTATCAGCAGCAGATACAACAACAGCTTTTAAAGCAGAAGCTTCAACAGGGAAATCATCCACACTCACTTGTGCAATCTCACatccaccagcagcagcagcagcaaaactTGTTACAGCCAAATCAGTTGCAATCTGGTTTGCAAACATCAACTGTTATGCAGCCTTCAATGATGCAAACCGTCTCTGGTCTTCAACAGAACCAACCATCTTCTGTTCAACAGTCAACACAACCAATGCTCCAGCAACATCCACAATCAGTCCTCAGGCAGCAGCAACAACCTCAACAATCTGCTGGTATTCATCAGCAGCAAACACCAATGATGCAGCAGCCACTATTGCCTCCACAACAGCAGCTAATGGGGCAACAATCAAATACCACTAACATGTCGCAAAATCAGTTAATTGGACAGCAAAACATTGTTGGGGacttgcagcagcagcagctaggGCAGCAGAATAACCTTCAAAatctgcagcagcagcagttaATGGCTCAACAAAATAACCTCTCAAGCATGCATCAGCAGCAGTTGGGCCCTCAAAGTAATGTCACTGGTTTACGGCAGCAGCAGTTGCTTGGAGCTCAGCCTG CATCCCTAGATTCTACAGCAGAGATTGGACATGCAAATGGTGCTGATTGGCAAGAGGAGATCTACCAAAAG ATCAAAGTTATGAAGGAAACGTATTTGCCTGAAATAAATGAATTGTACCAGAGAATTGCTACCAAGTTACAGCAG CATGACCCTCTTCCACAACAACCAAAGTCAGAACAGCTTGAAAAGCTGAAGGTATTCAAGGTCATGTTGGAGCGCTTGATAACATTCTTACAGGTCTCTAAAAACAACATCACACCTAATTTCAAGGAGAAATTGGGTTTCTATGAGAAGCAGATTGTAGGTTTTCTAAACCCAAGCAGATACAGGAAGCCTATTCCTAATCTACAGCAAGGACAACCTCCCCAACCTCGTATTCAACCTATGCAGCAACCCCAATCTCAAGTTCCTCAATTGCAGTCCCATGAAAATCAACTGATTCCCCAGTTGCAATCAATGAATACGCAAGGTTCTGTACCACAGATGCAGCAGAACAATATGTCAAGCTTGCTGCATAATTTCCTTTCAACTTTATCTGGGGATTCGACGTCACAATCAAACATGATGAATCCAATACAACCAGGCTCCAATTTAGATTCTGGACAAGGAAATGCACTGAGCTCATTGCAGCAGACACCTGTAGGATCTGTACAACAGAATCTCGTGAGCATTTCCCAACCAACCAAAATTAACACATTGTCAACACAAAGTGGGGGGAGTATGCTGCAGCCAAATATTCCCCTTCAGTCGAATTCCAATATGATTCAACACCAGCATCtaaaacagcagcagcagcagcagcagcagcatgaACAACAGATGCTACAAACACAACAGCTTAAACGATTCCAGCAACACCAGAATTTAATGCAGAATCAACAGATGCAGCAGCAGCAATTACACCAGCAAGCTCCGTCTCCTATGCCAGGAGATTCTGACAAACCAGTTTCTGGTATTTCCTCACTCTTAAATACTGGAAATATTGTACACCAACCATCTGTTGCACAAGCACTGGCTCCATCCCTTGCAATTGGCACTCCTGGGATATCTGCATCACCTTTGCTTGCAGAGTTTACCAGTCCTGATGGTGCTCATGGCAGTGCTTTGACAACTGTTTCTGGCAAGTCAAATGTTACAGAGCAATCACTTGAGTGCTTGATTAAAGCG gtGAAATCTCTGTCTCCCAAAGCACTTAGTGCATCTGTCGGTGACATTGGCTCCGTTGTCAGTATGATTGACAGAATTGCTGGTTCTGCAGCTGGTAATGGATCTAGAGCTGCAGCTGGTGAGGATTTGGTAGCAATGACAGGATGTCATCTTCTTtcgtttttgtcttttttatttttcacgtgTTTCTCACAACATGGGAACTCGAGGGAATAA
- the LOC18096651 gene encoding mediator of RNA polymerase II transcription subunit 15a isoform X2, translated as MDTGDWRTQLQPDSRQRIVNKIMETLKRHLPFSGQEGLQELKKIAVRFEEKIYTAATNQSDYLRKISLKMLTMETKSQNTIPTGNGNKPLDPGASHSMPPQVHNQGQSLPISLSSNQPQARQQLSQNMQNSMSSNGVQSSAGLQSAMPSVSSLTQTIANTVGQNANMQSISGVSQNPVGNLMGQGIPSNMFVNSQRQMPGRQQVVPPQQQQQSQNPQQYLYQQQIQQQLLKQKLQQGNHPHSLVQSHIHQQQQQQNLLQPNQLQSGLQTSTVMQPSMMQTVSGLQQNQPSSVQQSTQPMLQQHPQSVLRQQQQPQQSAGIHQQQTPMMQQPLLPPQQQLMGQQSNTTNMSQNQLIGQQNIVGDLQQQQLGQQNNLQNLQQQQLMAQQNNLSSMHQQQLGPQSNVTGLRQQQLLGAQPASLDSTAEIGHANGADWQEEIYQKIKVMKETYLPEINELYQRIATKLQQHDPLPQQPKSEQLEKLKVFKVMLERLITFLQVSKNNITPNFKEKLGFYEKQIVGFLNPSRYRKPIPNLQQGQPPQPRIQPMQQPQSQVPQLQSHENQLIPQLQSMNTQGSVPQMQQNNMSSLLHNFLSTLSGDSTSQSNMMNPIQPGSNLDSGQGNALSSLQQTPVGSVQQNLVSISQPTKINTLSTQSGGSMLQPNIPLQSNSNMIQHQHLKQQQQQQQQHEQQMLQTQQLKRFQQHQNLMQNQQMQQQQLHQQAPSPMPGDSDKPVSGISSLLNTGNIVHQPSVAQALAPSLAIGTPGISASPLLAEFTSPDGAHGSALTTVSGKSNVTEQSLECLIKAVKSLSPKALSASVGDIGSVVSMIDRIAGSAAGNGSRAAAGEDLVAMTGCHLLSFLSFLFFTCFSQHGNSRE; from the exons ATGGACACAGGTGATTGGAGAACTCAATTGCAGCCTGACTCACGGCAAAGAATAGTCAATAAAAT AATGGAGACATTAAAGAGGCATCTTCCGTTTTCTGGTCAGGAGGGATTACAAGAACTCAAGAAAATTGCCGTACGGTTTGAGGAAAAGATTTATACTGCCGCCACCAATCAG TCTGATTATCTGCGTAAAATATCTCTGAAGATGCTTACAATGGAGACCAAGTCTCAAAATACCATACCCACTGGCAATGGTAACAAACCCCTGGATCCAGGAG CATCTCATAGTATGCCGCCTCAAGTTCACAACCAAGGGCAGTCGCTCCCTATCTCATTGTCCAGTAATCAGCCTCAAGCACGTCAGCAGTTATCACAAAACATGCAGAATAGTATGTCATCTAATGGAGTTCAAAGTTCTGCTGGTTTACAATCAGCAATGCCTTCTGTCTCCAGTTTAACCCAGACTATCGCAAACACTGTTGGACAGAATGCTAACATGCAGAGTATCTCTGGTGTTTCACAGAACCCAGTTGGGAATTTAATGGGACAAGGGATTCCCTCCAATATGTTTGTCAATTCTCAGAGACAAATGCCAGGCAGGCAACAGGTTGTTCCTCCACAGCAACAGCAGCAGTCCCAAAATCCTCAGCAGTATCTTTATCAGCAGCAGATACAACAACAGCTTTTAAAGCAGAAGCTTCAACAGGGAAATCATCCACACTCACTTGTGCAATCTCACatccaccagcagcagcagcagcaaaactTGTTACAGCCAAATCAGTTGCAATCTGGTTTGCAAACATCAACTGTTATGCAGCCTTCAATGATGCAAACCGTCTCTGGTCTTCAACAGAACCAACCATCTTCTGTTCAACAGTCAACACAACCAATGCTCCAGCAACATCCACAATCAGTCCTCAGGCAGCAGCAACAACCTCAACAATCTGCTGGTATTCATCAGCAGCAAACACCAATGATGCAGCAGCCACTATTGCCTCCACAACAGCAGCTAATGGGGCAACAATCAAATACCACTAACATGTCGCAAAATCAGTTAATTGGACAGCAAAACATTGTTGGGGacttgcagcagcagcagctaggGCAGCAGAATAACCTTCAAAatctgcagcagcagcagttaATGGCTCAACAAAATAACCTCTCAAGCATGCATCAGCAGCAGTTGGGCCCTCAAAGTAATGTCACTGGTTTACGGCAGCAGCAGTTGCTTGGAGCTCAGCCTG CATCCCTAGATTCTACAGCAGAGATTGGACATGCAAATGGTGCTGATTGGCAAGAGGAGATCTACCAAAAG ATCAAAGTTATGAAGGAAACGTATTTGCCTGAAATAAATGAATTGTACCAGAGAATTGCTACCAAGTTACAGCAG CATGACCCTCTTCCACAACAACCAAAGTCAGAACAGCTTGAAAAGCTGAAGGTATTCAAGGTCATGTTGGAGCGCTTGATAACATTCTTACAGGTCTCTAAAAACAACATCACACCTAATTTCAAGGAGAAATTGGGTTTCTATGAGAAGCAGATTGTAGGTTTTCTAAACCCAAGCAGATACAGGAAGCCTATTCCTAATCTACAGCAAGGACAACCTCCCCAACCTCGTATTCAACCTATGCAGCAACCCCAATCTCAAGTTCCTCAATTGCAGTCCCATGAAAATCAACTGATTCCCCAGTTGCAATCAATGAATACGCAAGGTTCTGTACCACAGATGCAGCAGAACAATATGTCAAGCTTGCTGCATAATTTCCTTTCAACTTTATCTGGGGATTCGACGTCACAATCAAACATGATGAATCCAATACAACCAGGCTCCAATTTAGATTCTGGACAAGGAAATGCACTGAGCTCATTGCAGCAGACACCTGTAGGATCTGTACAACAGAATCTCGTGAGCATTTCCCAACCAACCAAAATTAACACATTGTCAACACAAAGTGGGGGGAGTATGCTGCAGCCAAATATTCCCCTTCAGTCGAATTCCAATATGATTCAACACCAGCATCtaaaacagcagcagcagcagcagcagcagcatgaACAACAGATGCTACAAACACAACAGCTTAAACGATTCCAGCAACACCAGAATTTAATGCAGAATCAACAGATGCAGCAGCAGCAATTACACCAGCAAGCTCCGTCTCCTATGCCAGGAGATTCTGACAAACCAGTTTCTGGTATTTCCTCACTCTTAAATACTGGAAATATTGTACACCAACCATCTGTTGCACAAGCACTGGCTCCATCCCTTGCAATTGGCACTCCTGGGATATCTGCATCACCTTTGCTTGCAGAGTTTACCAGTCCTGATGGTGCTCATGGCAGTGCTTTGACAACTGTTTCTGGCAAGTCAAATGTTACAGAGCAATCACTTGAGTGCTTGATTAAAGCG gtGAAATCTCTGTCTCCCAAAGCACTTAGTGCATCTGTCGGTGACATTGGCTCCGTTGTCAGTATGATTGACAGAATTGCTGGTTCTGCAGCTGGTAATGGATCTAGAGCTGCAGCTGGTGAGGATTTGGTAGCAATGACAGGATGTCATCTTCTTtcgtttttgtcttttttatttttcacgtgTTTCTCACAACATGGGAACTCGAGGGAATAA